A stretch of Manis javanica isolate MJ-LG chromosome 1, MJ_LKY, whole genome shotgun sequence DNA encodes these proteins:
- the IL12B gene encoding interleukin-12 subunit beta — MQPPPFAISWFSLVLLASPLGAIWELEKNVYVVEVDWYPDAPGEMVVLTCDTPEEDGITWTSDQSGDILGSGKTLTIQVKEFVDAGQYTCHKGGQVLSHSLLLLHKKEDEIWSTDILKDQKEPKSKTFLKCEAKNYSGHFICWWLTAISSGLKFSVKSSRGSSDPQGVTCGAVTLSSERVRVDHREYKKYMVECQESSACPAAEEVLPIEVVVDAVHKLKYENYTSSFFIRDIIKPDPPKNLQLKPMTNSRHVEVSWEYPDTWSTPHSYFSLTFCIQVQGKNKRIKKDRLFVDQTLAKVMCHKDANIHVQARDRYYRSSWSEWASVPCS, encoded by the exons TTTATGTTGTAGAGGTGGACTGGTACCCCGATGCCCCTGGAGAAATGGTGGTCCTCACCTGTGACACCCCCGAAGAAGATGGCATCACCTGGACCTCAGACCAGAGCGGTGACATCTTAGGCTCTGGCAAAACCTTGACCATCCAAGTCAAAGAGTTTGTCGATGCCGGCCAGTACACCTGTCACAAAGGAGGCCAGGTTTTGAGCCATTCACTCCTGCTGCTTCacaaaaaggaagatgaaatttGGTCCACTGATATCTTAAAGGACCAGAAAG AACCCAAAAGCAAGACCTTTTTGAAATGTGAGGCAAAGAACTATTCCGGACATTTCATCTGCTGGTGGCTGACAGCCATCAGCAGTGGTTTGAAATTCAGTGTCAAAAGCAGCAGAGG CTCCTCTGACCCCCAAGGGGTGACATGTGGAGCAGTGACACTCTCATCGGAGAGAGTCCGAGTGGACCACAGGGAGTATAAGAAGTACATGGTGGAGTGTCAGGAGAGCAGTGCCTGTCCAGCTGCCGAGGAGGTTCTGCCCATTGAAGTTGTGGTGGACGCTGTTCACAAGCTCAAGTATGAAAACTACACCAGCAGcttcttcatcagggatatca TCAAACCAGACCCACCCAAGAACCTGCAGCTGAAGCCAATGACAAATTCTCGGCACGTGGAGGTCAGCTGGGAGTACCCTGACACCTGGAGCACCCCACATTCCTACTTCTCCCTGACATTTTGCATTCAGGTCCAGGGCAAGAACAAGAGAATAAAG AAAGATAGACTCTTCGTGGACCAGACCTTAGCCAAGGTCATGTGCCACAAGGATGCCAATATCCACGTGCAAGCCCGTGACCGCTACTACAGGTCATCCTGGAGCGAATGGGCATCTGTGCCCTGCAGTTAG